The Sphingomonas telluris genome includes a window with the following:
- a CDS encoding UrcA family protein — MNYGKIISFSAAVALASGVFMLVASPAHGKPVVVVANPAILTRHISFADLNLASSSGERTLNRRVGGAIGGLCSEATGGEDGSFTTRLEKRKCNNSAWGQARPQIARAAQRARDIASTGVSPIAAAAIAIDFQK, encoded by the coding sequence ATGAATTACGGCAAAATCATTTCATTCAGCGCGGCAGTCGCGCTTGCTAGCGGCGTCTTTATGCTCGTTGCTTCCCCTGCGCACGGCAAGCCAGTCGTCGTCGTCGCGAATCCGGCCATACTGACGCGCCACATCAGTTTCGCGGATCTCAATCTCGCGTCTTCGTCTGGGGAACGCACGCTGAATCGACGCGTCGGCGGTGCCATTGGCGGACTTTGTTCAGAGGCCACCGGCGGTGAAGACGGCAGTTTCACCACCAGGCTGGAGAAGAGAAAGTGCAACAATAGCGCATGGGGCCAGGCCCGGCCTCAGATAGCGCGAGCAGCTCAGCGCGCCCGAGACATCGCCTCCACAGGCGTGTCACCTATCGCAGCAGCCGCCATCGCGATCGATTTCCAGAAATAG
- the spt gene encoding serine palmitoyltransferase, translating into MSDLFSKFDPLIQQREELLSTGLTDPFNLVMEKVESPTVAICNGRRTILLGTYNYMGMTFDPDVIAAGKKALDEFGSGTTGSRVLNGTYVGHRAVEDALKDFYALDHAMVFSTGYQANLGVISTIAGKDDYIILDIDSHASIYDGCAMGNAQIVPFRHNDIEALEKRLKRVPEGAGKLVVLEGVYSMLGDIAPLKEMVAVSKANGAMVLVDEAHSMGFIGENGRGVAEAQGVIDDVDFIIGTFSKSVGTVGGFCVSNHPKFEILRLVCRPYVFTASLPPSVVATAATSIRKLMDGAGKRAHLWENSKRLHAGLRQLGFKLGTDEPQSAIIAVLMPDLETGAAMWEALLKEGLYVNLARPPATPAGMTLLRCSLCAEHSSDQVEEILGMFAAAGRATGCI; encoded by the coding sequence GTGAGCGACCTCTTTTCCAAGTTCGATCCGCTGATCCAGCAGCGCGAAGAGCTCCTGTCCACGGGCCTCACCGACCCGTTCAACCTGGTGATGGAGAAGGTGGAAAGCCCGACCGTCGCGATCTGCAACGGTCGCCGCACGATCCTTCTCGGCACCTACAACTACATGGGCATGACCTTCGACCCGGACGTCATCGCCGCTGGCAAGAAGGCTCTCGACGAGTTCGGATCCGGCACGACCGGAAGCCGGGTGCTCAACGGCACCTATGTCGGCCACCGTGCGGTCGAGGATGCGCTCAAGGACTTCTACGCCCTGGATCATGCCATGGTGTTTTCGACCGGATACCAGGCGAATCTCGGCGTCATTTCGACGATCGCCGGCAAGGATGACTACATCATTCTCGACATCGACAGCCATGCGTCGATCTACGACGGTTGCGCGATGGGCAACGCGCAGATCGTCCCCTTCCGCCACAACGACATCGAAGCCCTCGAAAAGAGGCTGAAGCGCGTTCCCGAAGGCGCAGGCAAGCTGGTCGTCCTCGAAGGCGTCTACTCGATGCTCGGCGACATTGCGCCGCTCAAGGAAATGGTCGCCGTCTCGAAGGCCAATGGTGCGATGGTCCTGGTCGACGAAGCGCACTCCATGGGCTTCATCGGCGAGAACGGCCGCGGCGTCGCCGAGGCGCAGGGCGTGATCGACGACGTCGACTTCATCATCGGCACCTTCTCCAAGTCGGTCGGCACCGTCGGCGGCTTCTGCGTCTCGAATCATCCGAAATTCGAGATCCTGCGCCTGGTCTGTCGTCCCTACGTCTTTACCGCGTCGCTTCCGCCATCGGTGGTCGCAACCGCGGCAACGTCGATCCGCAAGCTCATGGATGGCGCCGGCAAGCGCGCGCACCTCTGGGAAAACAGCAAGCGCCTGCATGCTGGCCTTCGCCAGCTCGGCTTCAAGCTCGGCACCGACGAGCCGCAGTCGGCGATCATCGCCGTCCTCATGCCGGACCTCGAGACCGGCGCGGCGATGTGGGAAGCGCTGTTGAAAGAGGGCCTTTACGTCAATCTGGCCCGCCCGCCCGCCACGCCGGCCGGAATGACGCTGCTGCGCTGCTCGCTTTGCGCCGAGCACAGTAGCGATCAGGTCGAAGAGATACTCGGAATGTTTGCTGCGGCGGGCCGAGCAACCGGCTGCATCTAA
- a CDS encoding LytTR family DNA-binding domain-containing protein, whose amino-acid sequence MDHAVDRRLASLRVIMCLTFDRRAAPQEIAAAKAAIIACQSVLHSVELSGTFDFMFEAEVADMATYNAQLSLCAEPMARLVSRYEANFVCKRFIRRDKPDRAVWVPHNGGMKRIDCKALDKVSAEGDYMRVHSASKSWMIHSTMAAVSDRLGCDDFIQLHRSLIVRRGFIDELIHGGRNWTAVLSDGTEERIAKSNVPAILHMLRNGSTSDGPTLST is encoded by the coding sequence GTGGACCATGCCGTCGATCGCCGCCTTGCGAGTCTTCGCGTCATAATGTGCCTGACATTCGACCGCAGGGCGGCTCCGCAGGAGATCGCAGCCGCTAAGGCTGCGATCATTGCATGTCAATCAGTGCTCCATTCGGTCGAGCTAAGCGGGACTTTCGACTTCATGTTTGAGGCGGAGGTCGCAGACATGGCGACCTACAACGCACAACTGAGCCTTTGCGCAGAACCGATGGCAAGGCTCGTTTCGCGGTACGAGGCGAACTTCGTCTGCAAGCGATTCATTCGCCGAGATAAACCCGATCGCGCCGTTTGGGTGCCTCATAACGGCGGGATGAAACGAATTGATTGCAAGGCTCTGGATAAGGTGTCGGCTGAAGGCGATTACATGCGCGTCCATTCGGCCAGCAAGAGCTGGATGATCCATTCAACGATGGCCGCGGTCAGCGACCGGCTCGGTTGCGACGACTTTATCCAACTGCACAGGTCATTGATCGTACGTCGCGGGTTTATCGATGAGCTGATTCACGGGGGCCGTAATTGGACTGCCGTGTTGAGCGACGGGACCGAGGAGCGCATCGCCAAGAGTAACGTGCCAGCGATCCTTCACATGTTACGGAACGGTTCCACGAGCGATGGACCCACTCTGTCGACGTAG
- a CDS encoding acyl carrier protein encodes MTDRDETAAKIRELIDPFNKKGADINGNTRFAQDLEWDSLTVMDFVASVEDEFDILISMNRVAEIETVDQLVDAVRQLQGDR; translated from the coding sequence ATGACCGACCGTGACGAAACCGCTGCCAAGATCCGCGAGCTGATCGACCCCTTCAACAAGAAGGGCGCCGACATCAACGGCAACACGCGCTTCGCCCAGGATCTCGAATGGGACAGCCTGACGGTGATGGACTTCGTCGCCTCGGTCGAGGACGAGTTCGACATTCTCATCAGCATGAACCGCGTTGCGGAGATCGAGACGGTCGACCAGCTCGTCGATGCCGTGCGCCAGCTGCAGGGCGACCGGTGA